In Pelodictyon luteolum DSM 273, the genomic stretch CATACCCGCCCGCCTGGATGATGCGGTCAAGCGCGCTGCGGTCTACGATAAGGTCCCTGACGACGGGAAAGGCCTTGGCCCGCCAGGGCTCTATCGTGATGGTGTCGCCATCCTTGAAGGAGCGCATGTGCAGCTGGCAGGTGGTCACACCCTTCACTGGCCCGTGCGGACGGCCGTTGATGTAGAGGCTGCAGGTGCCGCAGATCCCCTCCCGGCAGTCATGATCAAAAGAAACGGGCTCCTGGCCATCTTCGATCAACTGCTGGTTGAGGATGTCGAGCATTTCGAAAAACGAACTGTCGGGGGAAATGCCGGAAACCTTGTAGGTAACCATGCCGCCTTTTGCTTCGGCGTTTTCCTGCCGCCAGATCCTGAGAGTGTAGTTCATGACCGTCGTTGAAATGGTGATGGGGGCACAGGCAAGCCGCCCCGTTACTTGTAGCAGCGCTGCGATAACTTGATGTCGTTGAACTCGAGGCGTTCACGCTGCATGGAGGGCTCCGCGCCGTCAGCAGCAGCCTCCCATGCGGCAACGTACGCATACTCATCATCATTGCGCATGGCCTCCCCTTCGGGGGTCTGGAACTCTTCGCGGAAATGTCCGCCGCACGACTCCCTGCGCATGAGAGCGTCGCGGGCCATGAGTTCGCCGAGCTCAATGAAATCGGCGACCCGCCAGGCCTTTTCAAGCTCGGGGTTGTAGCGGTCCATCCTGCCGGGCACACGAACATCTTCCATGTACTCCCGGCGGAGTTCTCCGATAAGCCCGAGTGCCTGCTGGAGGCCTGCCTCGTTGCGCGCCATGCCGCAATGATCCCACATGATCCGCCCTAGACGGCGGTGGAAGTGGTCGACGCTCCGGCTGCCGCCGGTCGAAAGATACCGGTTCAGGCGGTCACGGACGGCTTCGGCCGCAAGGGTGAACTCCTGAGAAGCGGGGTCGATGCGGGGGGTGTGGATCTCATCGGCAAGGTAGCTGCTGATGGTTGCCGGAAGGATGAAGTACCCGTCGGCAAGCCCCTGCATGAGGGCTGATGCGCCGAGCCGGTTGGCACCGTGGTCGGAGAAGTTGGCCTCGCCGATGGCGTACAGGCCCGGAATGGAAGTCATCAGCTCATAGTCGACCCAAAGGCCACCCATCGTGTAGTGGACAGCCGGATAGATCATCATCGGAGTCCGGTAAGGATCCTCTGCCACGATCTGGCCATACATCTGGAAGAGATTCCCGTAGAGTGCTTCTATGGTGTCATGCCCTTTGCGCTTGATGGCGTCCTTGAAATCAAGGAAGACGGCCATGCCGGTGCGGCCGACCCCGAACCCCGCATCACAGCGTTCCTTGGCAGCGCGGGATGCCACGTCGCGCGGCACCAGATTCCCGAAAGCGGGATAACGGCGCTCAAGGTAATAGTCACGGTCCGACTCTGGAATATCGGCCGGGGTGATCTCTCCGCTCCTGAGGCGCTCAACATCCTTTTTTAATGCCGGGACCCAGATGCGGCCGTCGTTGCGGAGGCTTTCGCTCATCAGCGTCAGCTTCGACTGGAAATCGCCGTGGACAGGAATGCAGGTTGGATGGATCTGGGTGAAGGAGGGATTGGCAAAAAGCGCCCCTTTCCTGTATGCACTCCAGGCCGGGCTTACGTTGGAGCCCATGGCGTTGGTGGAGAGGTAGAAGACGTTGCCGTAGCCACCGCTCGCCAGCACTACGGCGTGCGCTGCATGACGCTCAATCTCTCCGGTGACGAGGTTGCGGGCAATGATGCCGCGCGCCCGACCGTCGACAAGCACGGTATCGAGCACGTCGCGCCGATTGTAGAGGGTGACGGTGCCGGCCGCAATCTGGCGGGAAAGAGCTCCATAAGCACCCAGAAGCAGCTGCTGTCCGGTCTGGCCCCTTGCATAGAAGGTA encodes the following:
- a CDS encoding succinate dehydrogenase/fumarate reductase iron-sulfur subunit; this translates as MNYTLRIWRQENAEAKGGMVTYKVSGISPDSSFFEMLDILNQQLIEDGQEPVSFDHDCREGICGTCSLYINGRPHGPVKGVTTCQLHMRSFKDGDTITIEPWRAKAFPVVRDLIVDRSALDRIIQAGGYVSINTGGVPDANSIPVPKERSDDAFDAAACIGCGACVAACANAAAMLFIGAKVSHLALLPQGEIEAERRVMKMVECMDGLGFGGCSNTYACEAECPKGISVTNIAILNRGFLTATLMKQKEKPSKGESF
- a CDS encoding fumarate reductase/succinate dehydrogenase flavoprotein subunit — its product is MTRLNAQIPEGPLAEKWTAYRSGCRLVSPSNKRKLDIIVIGTGLAGASAAASLGELGYNVKAFCYQDTPRRAHSIAAQGGINAAKNYPNDGDSIHRLFHDTIKGGDYRAREANVYRLAEVSNSIIDLAVAQGVPFAREYGGLLANRSFGGAQVSRTFYARGQTGQQLLLGAYGALSRQIAAGTVTLYNRRDVLDTVLVDGRARGIIARNLVTGEIERHAAHAVVLASGGYGNVFYLSTNAMGSNVSPAWSAYRKGALFANPSFTQIHPTCIPVHGDFQSKLTLMSESLRNDGRIWVPALKKDVERLRSGEITPADIPESDRDYYLERRYPAFGNLVPRDVASRAAKERCDAGFGVGRTGMAVFLDFKDAIKRKGHDTIEALYGNLFQMYGQIVAEDPYRTPMMIYPAVHYTMGGLWVDYELMTSIPGLYAIGEANFSDHGANRLGASALMQGLADGYFILPATISSYLADEIHTPRIDPASQEFTLAAEAVRDRLNRYLSTGGSRSVDHFHRRLGRIMWDHCGMARNEAGLQQALGLIGELRREYMEDVRVPGRMDRYNPELEKAWRVADFIELGELMARDALMRRESCGGHFREEFQTPEGEAMRNDDEYAYVAAWEAAADGAEPSMQRERLEFNDIKLSQRCYK